The Ahaetulla prasina isolate Xishuangbanna chromosome 4, ASM2864084v1, whole genome shotgun sequence genome has a window encoding:
- the CNOT10 gene encoding CCR4-NOT transcription complex subunit 10 isoform X6, whose protein sequence is MAADKGGDQGTEKHEGVGTSGITDQEKELSNSALQTFLAGNYDTCLQHLSCLQEINKDDYKIVLNIAVAEFCKSNQTTTDNLKQTLNQLKNQVHSAVEEMDGLDDVENSMLYYNQAVILYHLRQYTEAIIIGEKLYQFIEPFEEKFAQAVCFLLVDLYLLTCQAEKALHLLAVLEKMVSQGNNNKNGKAETGNNASKETNNKTESGTLTEAAKSKIHQYKVRAYIQMKSLKACKREIKSVMNTAGNSAPSLFLKSNFEYLRGNYRKAVKLLNSSNIAEHPGFMKTGECLRCMFWNNLGCIHFAMGKHNLGIFYFKKALQENDNACAQLGTGGTDPGKKFSGRPMCTLLTNKRYELLYNCGIQLLHIGRPLAAFECLIEAVQVYHSNPRLWLRIAECCIAANKGSLEQETKGLPSKKGIVQSIVGQGYHRKIVLASQSVQNIVYNDGQSSAIPVASMEFAAICLRNALLLLPEDQQELKQENGSKAGNQLSGNESNENNEACNSKSHEGDKFIPAPPSSPLRKQELENLRCSILACSAYVALALGDNLMALSHADKLLQQPKLSGSLKFLGHLYAAVALISLDRISDAITHLNPENVTDVSLGISSNEQEQGSDKGENEAMESSGKQVPQCYPSSVTSARTMMLFNLGSAYCLRSCLTDSSKRDSTRSYFTGCIS, encoded by the exons ATGGCAGCGGACAAAGGCGGAG ATCAGGGAACAGAGAAACATGAAGGAGTAGGTACTTCTGGAATTACAGATCAAGAGAAAGAGTTATCTAACAGTGCACTGCAAACCTTTTTG GCTGGAAACTATGATACTTGTCTACAACACCTTAGCTGCTTGCAAGAaataaacaaagatgattacaaaATAGTTTTGAACATAGCAGTAGCAGAATTCTGTAAAAGTAATCAAACAACAACAGATAATTTGAAGCAAACACTGAATCAACTGAAAAACCAG GTTCATTCAGCTGTTGAGGAGATGGATGGTTTAGATGATGTTGAAAACAGCATGCTCTATTATAATCAAGCTGTTATTTTATATCATCTGCGGCAGTACACTGAAGCAATAATAATTGGGGAGAAACTTTATCAATTTATTGAACCTTTTG AGGAAAAATTTGCACAGGCAGTATGTTTTCTACTAGTTGATTTATATCTCCTGACTTGTCAAGCTGAGAAAGCCTTGCATCTTCTTGCTGTGCTAGAAAAAATGGTTTCACAaggcaacaataacaaaaatgggAAAGCTGag ACAGGTAATAATGCTAGTAAGGAAACCAACAACAAGACTGAAAGTGGAACTCTAACAGAAGCTGCAAAATCAAAGATACATCAG TATAAGGTTCGAGCTTATATTCAGATGAAATCTCTGAAAGCATGCAAGAGGGAAATCAAATCAGTTATGAATACAGCTGGAAAT TCTGCACCTTcactttttctgaaaagcaactttgagtatttaaggggCAATTATCGGAAAGCTGTAAAGCTCCTGAACAGCTCAAATATTGCTGAACATCCAGGATTTATGAAGACAG GAGAATGTTTACGCTGCATGTTCTGGAATAATCTTGGTTGCATCCATTTTGCTATGGGAAAACACAACTTAgggattttctattttaaaaaggctttgCAAGAAAATGATAATGCCTGTGCACAGCTTGGGACAGGTGGCACAGACCCAG GTAAAAAGTTCTCAGGACGACCAATGTGCACGTTATTGACCAACAAGCGTTATGAGTTGCTATATAACTGTGGCATTCAGCTTTTACATATTGGGAGACCACTAGCTGCTTTTGAGTGCCTGATAGAAGCTGTCCAGGTTTATCATTCTAATCCTCGCCTGTGGTTGAGAATAGCTGAATGTTGTATTGCTGCTAATAAAGGG AGTTTGGAACAAGAAACAAAGGGCCTTCCAAGCAAAAAGGGGATTGTACAGTCCATTGTAGGTCAGGGCTATCATCGTAAAATCGTCTTAGCATCACAGTCCGTGCAGAACATTGTTTATAA tgaTGGCCAATCTTCAGCTATTCCTGTAGCCAGCATGGAGTTTGCAGCAATTTGTCTAAGAAATGCTTTGCTGTTGCTTCCTGAAGACCAGCAGGAGCTAAAGCAAGAAAATGGTTCTAAAGCTGGTAATCAGCTGAGTGGGAATGAAAGCAATGAGAATAATGAAGCTTGCAA TAGTAAAAGTCATGAAGGAGACAAATTTATTCCTGCTCCACCATCTTCTCCCTTGAGAAAGCAGGAATTAGAAAATCTAAG ATGTTCCATACTTGCCTGCAGTGCTTATGTAGCTTTGGCACTGGGGGATAACCTTATGGCTCTGAGTCATGCAGATAAACTTCTTCAGCAGCCCAAACTCTCAGGATCACTTAA ATTCCTTGGCCATTTATACGCTGCAGTGGCCCTTATTTCTCTCGACAGAATCTCTGATGCTATTACTCACTTGAACCCTGAGAACGTCACTGATGTGTCCCTGGGAATTTCTTCAAACGAGCAGGAACAAG GGTCTGATAAAGGAGAAAATGAAGCCATGGAATCAT CTGGCAAGCAAGTACCCCAATGTTATCCCAGTTCTGTTACATCTGCACGAACCATGATGTTGTTCAATCTTGGAAGTGCCTACTGCTTAAGAA GCTGCCTCACTGATTCATCCAAAAGAGATTCCACCAGAAGCTATTTTACTGGCTGTATATCTTGA
- the CNOT10 gene encoding CCR4-NOT transcription complex subunit 10 isoform X2, whose translation MAADKGGDQGTEKHEGVGTSGITDQEKELSNSALQTFLAGNYDTCLQHLSCLQEINKDDYKIVLNIAVAEFCKSNQTTTDNLKQTLNQLKNQVHSAVEEMDGLDDVENSMLYYNQAVILYHLRQYTEAIIIGEKLYQFIEPFEEKFAQAVCFLLVDLYLLTCQAEKALHLLAVLEKMVSQGNNNKNGKAETGNNASKETNNKTESGTLTEAAKSKIHQYKVRAYIQMKSLKACKREIKSVMNTAGNSAPSLFLKSNFEYLRGNYRKAVKLLNSSNIAEHPGFMKTGECLRCMFWNNLGCIHFAMGKHNLGIFYFKKALQENDNACAQLGTGGTDPGKKFSGRPMCTLLTNKRYELLYNCGIQLLHIGRPLAAFECLIEAVQVYHSNPRLWLRIAECCIAANKGSLEQETKGLPSKKGIVQSIVGQGYHRKIVLASQSVQNIVYNDGQSSAIPVASMEFAAICLRNALLLLPEDQQELKQENGSKAGNQLSGNESNENNEACNKSHEGDKFIPAPPSSPLRKQELENLRCSILACSAYVALALGDNLMALSHADKLLQQPKLSGSLKFLGHLYAAVALISLDRISDAITHLNPENVTDVSLGISSNEQEQGSDKGENEAMESSGKQVPQCYPSSVTSARTMMLFNLGSAYCLRSEYDKARKCLHQVKERVSYLIFGKTVKIWPTAKVKQDIESPLLFPLEQYLILTNWKAGLFPQLWKLSILCRFLQICVGLCANPRDQTKKILL comes from the exons ATGGCAGCGGACAAAGGCGGAG ATCAGGGAACAGAGAAACATGAAGGAGTAGGTACTTCTGGAATTACAGATCAAGAGAAAGAGTTATCTAACAGTGCACTGCAAACCTTTTTG GCTGGAAACTATGATACTTGTCTACAACACCTTAGCTGCTTGCAAGAaataaacaaagatgattacaaaATAGTTTTGAACATAGCAGTAGCAGAATTCTGTAAAAGTAATCAAACAACAACAGATAATTTGAAGCAAACACTGAATCAACTGAAAAACCAG GTTCATTCAGCTGTTGAGGAGATGGATGGTTTAGATGATGTTGAAAACAGCATGCTCTATTATAATCAAGCTGTTATTTTATATCATCTGCGGCAGTACACTGAAGCAATAATAATTGGGGAGAAACTTTATCAATTTATTGAACCTTTTG AGGAAAAATTTGCACAGGCAGTATGTTTTCTACTAGTTGATTTATATCTCCTGACTTGTCAAGCTGAGAAAGCCTTGCATCTTCTTGCTGTGCTAGAAAAAATGGTTTCACAaggcaacaataacaaaaatgggAAAGCTGag ACAGGTAATAATGCTAGTAAGGAAACCAACAACAAGACTGAAAGTGGAACTCTAACAGAAGCTGCAAAATCAAAGATACATCAG TATAAGGTTCGAGCTTATATTCAGATGAAATCTCTGAAAGCATGCAAGAGGGAAATCAAATCAGTTATGAATACAGCTGGAAAT TCTGCACCTTcactttttctgaaaagcaactttgagtatttaaggggCAATTATCGGAAAGCTGTAAAGCTCCTGAACAGCTCAAATATTGCTGAACATCCAGGATTTATGAAGACAG GAGAATGTTTACGCTGCATGTTCTGGAATAATCTTGGTTGCATCCATTTTGCTATGGGAAAACACAACTTAgggattttctattttaaaaaggctttgCAAGAAAATGATAATGCCTGTGCACAGCTTGGGACAGGTGGCACAGACCCAG GTAAAAAGTTCTCAGGACGACCAATGTGCACGTTATTGACCAACAAGCGTTATGAGTTGCTATATAACTGTGGCATTCAGCTTTTACATATTGGGAGACCACTAGCTGCTTTTGAGTGCCTGATAGAAGCTGTCCAGGTTTATCATTCTAATCCTCGCCTGTGGTTGAGAATAGCTGAATGTTGTATTGCTGCTAATAAAGGG AGTTTGGAACAAGAAACAAAGGGCCTTCCAAGCAAAAAGGGGATTGTACAGTCCATTGTAGGTCAGGGCTATCATCGTAAAATCGTCTTAGCATCACAGTCCGTGCAGAACATTGTTTATAA tgaTGGCCAATCTTCAGCTATTCCTGTAGCCAGCATGGAGTTTGCAGCAATTTGTCTAAGAAATGCTTTGCTGTTGCTTCCTGAAGACCAGCAGGAGCTAAAGCAAGAAAATGGTTCTAAAGCTGGTAATCAGCTGAGTGGGAATGAAAGCAATGAGAATAATGAAGCTTGCAA TAAAAGTCATGAAGGAGACAAATTTATTCCTGCTCCACCATCTTCTCCCTTGAGAAAGCAGGAATTAGAAAATCTAAG ATGTTCCATACTTGCCTGCAGTGCTTATGTAGCTTTGGCACTGGGGGATAACCTTATGGCTCTGAGTCATGCAGATAAACTTCTTCAGCAGCCCAAACTCTCAGGATCACTTAA ATTCCTTGGCCATTTATACGCTGCAGTGGCCCTTATTTCTCTCGACAGAATCTCTGATGCTATTACTCACTTGAACCCTGAGAACGTCACTGATGTGTCCCTGGGAATTTCTTCAAACGAGCAGGAACAAG GGTCTGATAAAGGAGAAAATGAAGCCATGGAATCAT CTGGCAAGCAAGTACCCCAATGTTATCCCAGTTCTGTTACATCTGCACGAACCATGATGTTGTTCAATCTTGGAAGTGCCTACTGCTTAAGAAGCGAGTATGACAAAGCGCGGAAATGCCTGCATCAGGTTAAAGAAAGGGTTTCTTACTTAATTTTCGGAAAAACTGTTAAAATATGGCCAACTGCAAAAGTAAAGCAAGATATAGAATCACCTTTGCTGTTTCCACTGGAGCAATATTTGATCCTAACAAATTGGAAGGCAGGACTCTTTCCTCAACTATGGAAGTTAAGCATTCTCTGCAGATTTCTGCAAATATGTGTTGGCCTCTGTGCAAATCCCAGAGACCAAACCAAAAAAATACTGTTATAA
- the CNOT10 gene encoding CCR4-NOT transcription complex subunit 10 isoform X5 — translation MAADKGGDQGTEKHEGVGTSGITDQEKELSNSALQTFLAGNYDTCLQHLSCLQEINKDDYKIVLNIAVAEFCKSNQTTTDNLKQTLNQLKNQVHSAVEEMDGLDDVENSMLYYNQAVILYHLRQYTEAIIIGEKLYQFIEPFEEKFAQAVCFLLVDLYLLTCQAEKALHLLAVLEKMVSQGNNNKNGKAETGNNASKETNNKTESGTLTEAAKSKIHQYKVRAYIQMKSLKACKREIKSVMNTAGNSAPSLFLKSNFEYLRGNYRKAVKLLNSSNIAEHPGFMKTGECLRCMFWNNLGCIHFAMGKHNLGIFYFKKALQENDNACAQLGTGGTDPGKKFSGRPMCTLLTNKRYELLYNCGIQLLHIGRPLAAFECLIEAVQVYHSNPRLWLRIAECCIAANKGSLEQETKGLPSKKGIVQSIVGQGYHRKIVLASQSVQNIVYNDGQSSAIPVASMEFAAICLRNALLLLPEDQQELKQENGSKAGNQLSGNESNENNEACNSKSHEGDKFIPAPPSSPLRKQELENLRCSILACSAYVALALGDNLMALSHADKLLQQPKLSGSLKFLGHLYAAVALISLDRISDAITHLNPENVTDVSLGISSNEQEQGSDKGENEAMESSGKQVPQCYPSSVTSARTMMLFNLGSAYCLRSEYDKARKCLHQAASLIHPKEIPPEAILLAVYLELQNDQRNESFFP, via the exons ATGGCAGCGGACAAAGGCGGAG ATCAGGGAACAGAGAAACATGAAGGAGTAGGTACTTCTGGAATTACAGATCAAGAGAAAGAGTTATCTAACAGTGCACTGCAAACCTTTTTG GCTGGAAACTATGATACTTGTCTACAACACCTTAGCTGCTTGCAAGAaataaacaaagatgattacaaaATAGTTTTGAACATAGCAGTAGCAGAATTCTGTAAAAGTAATCAAACAACAACAGATAATTTGAAGCAAACACTGAATCAACTGAAAAACCAG GTTCATTCAGCTGTTGAGGAGATGGATGGTTTAGATGATGTTGAAAACAGCATGCTCTATTATAATCAAGCTGTTATTTTATATCATCTGCGGCAGTACACTGAAGCAATAATAATTGGGGAGAAACTTTATCAATTTATTGAACCTTTTG AGGAAAAATTTGCACAGGCAGTATGTTTTCTACTAGTTGATTTATATCTCCTGACTTGTCAAGCTGAGAAAGCCTTGCATCTTCTTGCTGTGCTAGAAAAAATGGTTTCACAaggcaacaataacaaaaatgggAAAGCTGag ACAGGTAATAATGCTAGTAAGGAAACCAACAACAAGACTGAAAGTGGAACTCTAACAGAAGCTGCAAAATCAAAGATACATCAG TATAAGGTTCGAGCTTATATTCAGATGAAATCTCTGAAAGCATGCAAGAGGGAAATCAAATCAGTTATGAATACAGCTGGAAAT TCTGCACCTTcactttttctgaaaagcaactttgagtatttaaggggCAATTATCGGAAAGCTGTAAAGCTCCTGAACAGCTCAAATATTGCTGAACATCCAGGATTTATGAAGACAG GAGAATGTTTACGCTGCATGTTCTGGAATAATCTTGGTTGCATCCATTTTGCTATGGGAAAACACAACTTAgggattttctattttaaaaaggctttgCAAGAAAATGATAATGCCTGTGCACAGCTTGGGACAGGTGGCACAGACCCAG GTAAAAAGTTCTCAGGACGACCAATGTGCACGTTATTGACCAACAAGCGTTATGAGTTGCTATATAACTGTGGCATTCAGCTTTTACATATTGGGAGACCACTAGCTGCTTTTGAGTGCCTGATAGAAGCTGTCCAGGTTTATCATTCTAATCCTCGCCTGTGGTTGAGAATAGCTGAATGTTGTATTGCTGCTAATAAAGGG AGTTTGGAACAAGAAACAAAGGGCCTTCCAAGCAAAAAGGGGATTGTACAGTCCATTGTAGGTCAGGGCTATCATCGTAAAATCGTCTTAGCATCACAGTCCGTGCAGAACATTGTTTATAA tgaTGGCCAATCTTCAGCTATTCCTGTAGCCAGCATGGAGTTTGCAGCAATTTGTCTAAGAAATGCTTTGCTGTTGCTTCCTGAAGACCAGCAGGAGCTAAAGCAAGAAAATGGTTCTAAAGCTGGTAATCAGCTGAGTGGGAATGAAAGCAATGAGAATAATGAAGCTTGCAA TAGTAAAAGTCATGAAGGAGACAAATTTATTCCTGCTCCACCATCTTCTCCCTTGAGAAAGCAGGAATTAGAAAATCTAAG ATGTTCCATACTTGCCTGCAGTGCTTATGTAGCTTTGGCACTGGGGGATAACCTTATGGCTCTGAGTCATGCAGATAAACTTCTTCAGCAGCCCAAACTCTCAGGATCACTTAA ATTCCTTGGCCATTTATACGCTGCAGTGGCCCTTATTTCTCTCGACAGAATCTCTGATGCTATTACTCACTTGAACCCTGAGAACGTCACTGATGTGTCCCTGGGAATTTCTTCAAACGAGCAGGAACAAG GGTCTGATAAAGGAGAAAATGAAGCCATGGAATCAT CTGGCAAGCAAGTACCCCAATGTTATCCCAGTTCTGTTACATCTGCACGAACCATGATGTTGTTCAATCTTGGAAGTGCCTACTGCTTAAGAAGCGAGTATGACAAAGCGCGGAAATGCCTGCATCAG GCTGCCTCACTGATTCATCCAAAAGAGATTCCACCAGAAGCTATTTTACTGGCTGTATATCTTGAGCTTCAGAATG
- the CNOT10 gene encoding CCR4-NOT transcription complex subunit 10 isoform X4 produces the protein MAADKGGDQGTEKHEGVGTSGITDQEKELSNSALQTFLAGNYDTCLQHLSCLQEINKDDYKIVLNIAVAEFCKSNQTTTDNLKQTLNQLKNQVHSAVEEMDGLDDVENSMLYYNQAVILYHLRQYTEAIIIGEKLYQFIEPFEEKFAQAVCFLLVDLYLLTCQAEKALHLLAVLEKMVSQGNNNKNGKAETGNNASKETNNKTESGTLTEAAKSKIHQYKVRAYIQMKSLKACKREIKSVMNTAGNSAPSLFLKSNFEYLRGNYRKAVKLLNSSNIAEHPGFMKTGECLRCMFWNNLGCIHFAMGKHNLGIFYFKKALQENDNACAQLGTGGTDPGKKFSGRPMCTLLTNKRYELLYNCGIQLLHIGRPLAAFECLIEAVQVYHSNPRLWLRIAECCIAANKGSLEQETKGLPSKKGIVQSIVGQGYHRKIVLASQSVQNIVYNDGQSSAIPVASMEFAAICLRNALLLLPEDQQELKQENGSKAGNQLSGNESNENNEACNKSHEGDKFIPAPPSSPLRKQELENLRCSILACSAYVALALGDNLMALSHADKLLQQPKLSGSLKFLGHLYAAVALISLDRISDAITHLNPENVTDVSLGISSNEQEQGSDKGENEAMESSGKQVPQCYPSSVTSARTMMLFNLGSAYCLRSEYDKARKCLHQAASLIHPKEIPPEAILLAVYLELQNGNTQLALQIIKRNQLLPSVKMLSEIRKKPVFQPPHLVQTIQMPTFTTIQRK, from the exons ATGGCAGCGGACAAAGGCGGAG ATCAGGGAACAGAGAAACATGAAGGAGTAGGTACTTCTGGAATTACAGATCAAGAGAAAGAGTTATCTAACAGTGCACTGCAAACCTTTTTG GCTGGAAACTATGATACTTGTCTACAACACCTTAGCTGCTTGCAAGAaataaacaaagatgattacaaaATAGTTTTGAACATAGCAGTAGCAGAATTCTGTAAAAGTAATCAAACAACAACAGATAATTTGAAGCAAACACTGAATCAACTGAAAAACCAG GTTCATTCAGCTGTTGAGGAGATGGATGGTTTAGATGATGTTGAAAACAGCATGCTCTATTATAATCAAGCTGTTATTTTATATCATCTGCGGCAGTACACTGAAGCAATAATAATTGGGGAGAAACTTTATCAATTTATTGAACCTTTTG AGGAAAAATTTGCACAGGCAGTATGTTTTCTACTAGTTGATTTATATCTCCTGACTTGTCAAGCTGAGAAAGCCTTGCATCTTCTTGCTGTGCTAGAAAAAATGGTTTCACAaggcaacaataacaaaaatgggAAAGCTGag ACAGGTAATAATGCTAGTAAGGAAACCAACAACAAGACTGAAAGTGGAACTCTAACAGAAGCTGCAAAATCAAAGATACATCAG TATAAGGTTCGAGCTTATATTCAGATGAAATCTCTGAAAGCATGCAAGAGGGAAATCAAATCAGTTATGAATACAGCTGGAAAT TCTGCACCTTcactttttctgaaaagcaactttgagtatttaaggggCAATTATCGGAAAGCTGTAAAGCTCCTGAACAGCTCAAATATTGCTGAACATCCAGGATTTATGAAGACAG GAGAATGTTTACGCTGCATGTTCTGGAATAATCTTGGTTGCATCCATTTTGCTATGGGAAAACACAACTTAgggattttctattttaaaaaggctttgCAAGAAAATGATAATGCCTGTGCACAGCTTGGGACAGGTGGCACAGACCCAG GTAAAAAGTTCTCAGGACGACCAATGTGCACGTTATTGACCAACAAGCGTTATGAGTTGCTATATAACTGTGGCATTCAGCTTTTACATATTGGGAGACCACTAGCTGCTTTTGAGTGCCTGATAGAAGCTGTCCAGGTTTATCATTCTAATCCTCGCCTGTGGTTGAGAATAGCTGAATGTTGTATTGCTGCTAATAAAGGG AGTTTGGAACAAGAAACAAAGGGCCTTCCAAGCAAAAAGGGGATTGTACAGTCCATTGTAGGTCAGGGCTATCATCGTAAAATCGTCTTAGCATCACAGTCCGTGCAGAACATTGTTTATAA tgaTGGCCAATCTTCAGCTATTCCTGTAGCCAGCATGGAGTTTGCAGCAATTTGTCTAAGAAATGCTTTGCTGTTGCTTCCTGAAGACCAGCAGGAGCTAAAGCAAGAAAATGGTTCTAAAGCTGGTAATCAGCTGAGTGGGAATGAAAGCAATGAGAATAATGAAGCTTGCAA TAAAAGTCATGAAGGAGACAAATTTATTCCTGCTCCACCATCTTCTCCCTTGAGAAAGCAGGAATTAGAAAATCTAAG ATGTTCCATACTTGCCTGCAGTGCTTATGTAGCTTTGGCACTGGGGGATAACCTTATGGCTCTGAGTCATGCAGATAAACTTCTTCAGCAGCCCAAACTCTCAGGATCACTTAA ATTCCTTGGCCATTTATACGCTGCAGTGGCCCTTATTTCTCTCGACAGAATCTCTGATGCTATTACTCACTTGAACCCTGAGAACGTCACTGATGTGTCCCTGGGAATTTCTTCAAACGAGCAGGAACAAG GGTCTGATAAAGGAGAAAATGAAGCCATGGAATCAT CTGGCAAGCAAGTACCCCAATGTTATCCCAGTTCTGTTACATCTGCACGAACCATGATGTTGTTCAATCTTGGAAGTGCCTACTGCTTAAGAAGCGAGTATGACAAAGCGCGGAAATGCCTGCATCAG GCTGCCTCACTGATTCATCCAAAAGAGATTCCACCAGAAGCTATTTTACTGGCTGTATATCTTGAGCTTCAGAATG
- the CNOT10 gene encoding CCR4-NOT transcription complex subunit 10 isoform X3: protein MAADKGGDQGTEKHEGVGTSGITDQEKELSNSALQTFLAGNYDTCLQHLSCLQEINKDDYKIVLNIAVAEFCKSNQTTTDNLKQTLNQLKNQVHSAVEEMDGLDDVENSMLYYNQAVILYHLRQYTEAIIIGEKLYQFIEPFEEKFAQAVCFLLVDLYLLTCQAEKALHLLAVLEKMVSQGNNNKNGKAETGNNASKETNNKTESGTLTEAAKSKIHQYKVRAYIQMKSLKACKREIKSVMNTAGNSAPSLFLKSNFEYLRGNYRKAVKLLNSSNIAEHPGFMKTGECLRCMFWNNLGCIHFAMGKHNLGIFYFKKALQENDNACAQLGTGGTDPGKKFSGRPMCTLLTNKRYELLYNCGIQLLHIGRPLAAFECLIEAVQVYHSNPRLWLRIAECCIAANKGSLEQETKGLPSKKGIVQSIVGQGYHRKIVLASQSVQNIVYNDGQSSAIPVASMEFAAICLRNALLLLPEDQQELKQENGSKAGNQLSGNESNENNEACNSKSHEGDKFIPAPPSSPLRKQELENLRCSILACSAYVALALGDNLMALSHADKLLQQPKLSGSLKFLGHLYAAVALISLDRISDAITHLNPENVTDVSLGISSNEQEQGSDKGENEAMESSGKQVPQCYPSSVTSARTMMLFNLGSAYCLRSEYDKARKCLHQAASLIHPKEIPPEAILLAVYLELQNGNTQLALQIIKRNQLLPSVKMLSEIRKKPVFQPPHLVQTIQMPTFTTIQRK from the exons ATGGCAGCGGACAAAGGCGGAG ATCAGGGAACAGAGAAACATGAAGGAGTAGGTACTTCTGGAATTACAGATCAAGAGAAAGAGTTATCTAACAGTGCACTGCAAACCTTTTTG GCTGGAAACTATGATACTTGTCTACAACACCTTAGCTGCTTGCAAGAaataaacaaagatgattacaaaATAGTTTTGAACATAGCAGTAGCAGAATTCTGTAAAAGTAATCAAACAACAACAGATAATTTGAAGCAAACACTGAATCAACTGAAAAACCAG GTTCATTCAGCTGTTGAGGAGATGGATGGTTTAGATGATGTTGAAAACAGCATGCTCTATTATAATCAAGCTGTTATTTTATATCATCTGCGGCAGTACACTGAAGCAATAATAATTGGGGAGAAACTTTATCAATTTATTGAACCTTTTG AGGAAAAATTTGCACAGGCAGTATGTTTTCTACTAGTTGATTTATATCTCCTGACTTGTCAAGCTGAGAAAGCCTTGCATCTTCTTGCTGTGCTAGAAAAAATGGTTTCACAaggcaacaataacaaaaatgggAAAGCTGag ACAGGTAATAATGCTAGTAAGGAAACCAACAACAAGACTGAAAGTGGAACTCTAACAGAAGCTGCAAAATCAAAGATACATCAG TATAAGGTTCGAGCTTATATTCAGATGAAATCTCTGAAAGCATGCAAGAGGGAAATCAAATCAGTTATGAATACAGCTGGAAAT TCTGCACCTTcactttttctgaaaagcaactttgagtatttaaggggCAATTATCGGAAAGCTGTAAAGCTCCTGAACAGCTCAAATATTGCTGAACATCCAGGATTTATGAAGACAG GAGAATGTTTACGCTGCATGTTCTGGAATAATCTTGGTTGCATCCATTTTGCTATGGGAAAACACAACTTAgggattttctattttaaaaaggctttgCAAGAAAATGATAATGCCTGTGCACAGCTTGGGACAGGTGGCACAGACCCAG GTAAAAAGTTCTCAGGACGACCAATGTGCACGTTATTGACCAACAAGCGTTATGAGTTGCTATATAACTGTGGCATTCAGCTTTTACATATTGGGAGACCACTAGCTGCTTTTGAGTGCCTGATAGAAGCTGTCCAGGTTTATCATTCTAATCCTCGCCTGTGGTTGAGAATAGCTGAATGTTGTATTGCTGCTAATAAAGGG AGTTTGGAACAAGAAACAAAGGGCCTTCCAAGCAAAAAGGGGATTGTACAGTCCATTGTAGGTCAGGGCTATCATCGTAAAATCGTCTTAGCATCACAGTCCGTGCAGAACATTGTTTATAA tgaTGGCCAATCTTCAGCTATTCCTGTAGCCAGCATGGAGTTTGCAGCAATTTGTCTAAGAAATGCTTTGCTGTTGCTTCCTGAAGACCAGCAGGAGCTAAAGCAAGAAAATGGTTCTAAAGCTGGTAATCAGCTGAGTGGGAATGAAAGCAATGAGAATAATGAAGCTTGCAA TAGTAAAAGTCATGAAGGAGACAAATTTATTCCTGCTCCACCATCTTCTCCCTTGAGAAAGCAGGAATTAGAAAATCTAAG ATGTTCCATACTTGCCTGCAGTGCTTATGTAGCTTTGGCACTGGGGGATAACCTTATGGCTCTGAGTCATGCAGATAAACTTCTTCAGCAGCCCAAACTCTCAGGATCACTTAA ATTCCTTGGCCATTTATACGCTGCAGTGGCCCTTATTTCTCTCGACAGAATCTCTGATGCTATTACTCACTTGAACCCTGAGAACGTCACTGATGTGTCCCTGGGAATTTCTTCAAACGAGCAGGAACAAG GGTCTGATAAAGGAGAAAATGAAGCCATGGAATCAT CTGGCAAGCAAGTACCCCAATGTTATCCCAGTTCTGTTACATCTGCACGAACCATGATGTTGTTCAATCTTGGAAGTGCCTACTGCTTAAGAAGCGAGTATGACAAAGCGCGGAAATGCCTGCATCAG GCTGCCTCACTGATTCATCCAAAAGAGATTCCACCAGAAGCTATTTTACTGGCTGTATATCTTGAGCTTCAGAATG